DNA from Triticum aestivum cultivar Chinese Spring chromosome 7D, IWGSC CS RefSeq v2.1, whole genome shotgun sequence:
TATTATCGGCGGGATATCGAGTTCCTTGAGAGCACCAACGATGTTGTTTGCTTGCGTATCGTGTGGTAGCTGCCAAGGGCGCGCGCATGCAAGCGGGGGGTTGTAGACGCTGTTTGGCTTTGACCATCAGAAATGTCCCAAGGAGCCATTGGCATATGTTCTTTGGTTTGACTTTTGACCTCCGTATAGATATTTATTGGCATATATATGTAGGCATTAATTGCAAGATATGGCCAATTGTGTAGTGGCTTTTTATTGTCTTCTCTGTATAGTGCAAAGGGCTAAGAGAAAGCTATTTCCACCATCACACCATGCATGCTTTAACCGTCTAAAAGATAAGAGTAGATTGTGAAGAAAACTAGATGTACTCCTTGCACCCAAATCGAATACTTTCATGCTAAAATCCAGGGTTAAATGCCTACCAAAAAAATATTACCATGTTTTGGTGGTGAGACGCAAGGAAATCGGGGCAACTAGTTGTGCCCGGCCATTGTACTAGATGGTCAACAACTCAACATACCTATATCCAGCTTTTTATGAGCTTTTGTATTGTCAAAGGACCAGGCATGTCTATGATTATATGGGCAATTTTTTGGTAACTTTTTCTCAAACTCGTTAGTTCCACGCAATTGGCCACCAGAGTATTATaactaagccccccccccccccccccccccccctcttcccttTGAGTAACTTGCAAGCGActgaggggaaaccctagccgacCTACTCAACTGGCCGGGCGAGCCCGGCCAGCGTCGCGTCGGCGGGGCCTTCCCTCTTCCCTCACTCAAGGTGGCTTGGTGCGGGACAAGGCAGTCGGGTGGCAGTGCAACGCTTGCACGGGGTGCAGCGACACTTCTTCAGGAGATGGTAGTGGGCTCACGACCTTCTGGAGGCAGCGTgaaaggtcggcggcggcggtgtgtaAGTGTCTCGGGGCTTCAGGAAGTTCTTGAGAGGGTGGAAGGCAAATGATGCTACTGATAATAGAAGAAGTAAATCCAATCTAATTACTGATATATGTGTGTCATTGATAGCAAAGCTGAAACTATAGAGCTGGCCTTGCGTCGTCGGATCTGGTGCTCGGCTAGATTTGGTGGCGAGGGTGGCCTCGTCGGCGGTGCATGGGCGTGTTGCAGCGGCACTTAGGCCAGAGCTCGTTGGATGTTGCAGGTCCGGGCGATGCGTGCTTGTCAGATCAGGCCGGATATGGCGCCTGGTCATCAGTGGGCATCACGGGGTGGTGGCAGAGGCCATCGGCCCACTGCATGGGATGTGGTCCATGGCTGCACGGTGGCCTACTGGCGGTGCGACGCTCCAGAGAGGTTGGCTGGTCACGTCGTCTCGCCTATTGGCGGGCCTTATGGACAGTGCCTAAGCTCTTCTGCGGTGACGGGTGGTGGCCAGTCCGACTCTTCCCACCGGTGGGCGGGTGGATGCcaaatttcatgttttgacccttttgtggTATAAAATCGAGATTTGGCCCACGTTTGAAAAAAAATTCGAGATCTGACCCGGCTACCGCCAGGGTCCCTGGTGGCGGTAGGGTGTGACGGAGGGCGACGGCGGCCGTTTGCCcgagctgacgtggataagtagcCTACCGCCAGGGAATCTGGCGGTAGCCTgtctgaccctaccgccagggtccttggcggtgGGGTCCTGTGTTTTATGGTTTCCAAGTTTAATTGTTTGCTTCTTTTCAAAAACAATATCACCGGTTCTTTTGTAAACTTGGGCATCACATACACATTAACAAACGGTGCAACAAGTTCTTAAGACACGTTTATAGGCGGGTAAACATCCCCCCCTCGTATGTTAGGCCTGGCCGTGGAGACAGATACGGCAGCAGATCcaccggttcaggcggaggcgAAACGCTGGTCGGCATCCGACCGTTCAAGCACTCCCACCTTGCCTTGCCCGCTGGAGTTTTCGCCTCCGCCCTTCCCCAGCTGATGATATCGAACGCCGATGCACTTGGGGGTGGCATCCTGGCTCTCTCCTCCGCATTGCTCTCGAAGTAGATCCTCCGGCCCAAGTTGCGCAGCTCTCAGTTGGAGTGCTTCTTGGCAGCTTCAATGGTCCCTTCCCGGCATTCACGGGAGATAGTTGGATCTCCCTCCATCTCTGCAGTCACTCTCTTCAACTTCTTCACATTCTGTGACCAACACTTCACATCGTCGGAGATCCGCTCTGCCCTCTCGTGCCACCGCACTGCCCTTGTCGCCTCTAGGAACTCGTCTGAAAAAGCTCCCACCGGCTGCAGAAGCTCGGGGAAGGACTCGTACACGTACGGAAGTGGCAAGGAGGACGGGTCATGTTGGAGATGAATTGGCGATGGTTGCGCCACAGTTGCAGACCTAAACATATGGATGCAtaacaaaagttcatcattaacTAAATAAAATACATATATCAAGATGAGTCAAATGcaatatcatatcatatttactccaaccaaatccactacttgcatcatATAAATTTTGTttactccaatattcatcatatcatAAATTTTGTTAACAAAAAAATTGAGAAGTTGATGGTTCAACATTTGCCAAAAAAAAAATCTAAACCTAAACCTAGGGTTCATCAACTAGGGAGGGTTCCTCATATGGTCAAAAAAactaaacctagggttcatcaACTAGGTTCAACATGATGCAATCACCTAGGTTCATCATATTAATTAGGGTTCATCATATCAACTAGGGATCCTCATGATTTtgaacatgaacatgaacatgaatGAACCTTTTTTAGGCTAAAAAAGCGGATTGATTTGACTCAAACTAATTGGGGGATGGGAGGAGCTTACTTTCCTCTTTCTggagccatctcgatccgcaaaatccGTGAATAAACGAAAAAGATCGGAGGGGGAAGTGGAGAAGATGAGAAaatgggcgagaggaagaagaaggcggctgGGTGGGTGGGGATAAGTGGGTGGGgtgggttgggggcggcggctaggtttataaatgcccaaaccctaccgccagggacgtCGGCAGTAGGGGTAGACAACCTACCGCCATAGGGCGCGGCGGTAGGGTCGGAGCATGTGTGTTATGTTTCTGTGACCAAAACAGCCAGTGGCTCAGCGGTAGGGTtgcacaccctaccgccaggggtttTGGCTGTAGGATCCTACCGCCGACCACTGAGCCGCTGGCTGTTTTGGTCACAGGAGGGGGCGTGGGGGAGGCACCCTACCGCCGGGTGTCATGGCGGTAGGCTGTACAGACCTACCGCCTTAGTGTCTGGCGGTAGGGTGGCCCAGAGTGCATTTTTTGCACCTCCTAACTTCTCTTGTCTTCAATTTTTGGCACGCAACAATTAAACacttgtaaacatgaagcatatgtatGATATATCAAGGACACATCCACAAATCCATAAATAAGATAGGTTGGATACATAGCAAATAGACATCCACAAAGGTTTTCACCAAGTTATACATAGCAAATTAACGAAACAGTTTCACGAGCAAATCCATATGGTTCACGAAGCAAACATGCAAGTTTTTAGTTCTTGAACACGGCAGCAACTTCAGTCATTTCTTCCCCTCTTCGCGGTCCGGTCCTCGTTGTTCTTTGATCGCTTCTCGGCCGCCTTCTTGCGATGAGTAGGACGCGCTTTCTGAAACGGGGATGGACTCTTCCAATCCTTCTTCGGCACATTTCTCTTCTCACGCTGGGTTGTCTGAGTTGGTGGAGGTCCGTCGGgatcatcgtactcctcctcctcatcgtcctcttcctcttcttcaccatgttcttctgctccctcttcctcgccttcttcttcatcttcctcttcatcatcattgTCTTCACCCTCCTCATCATCTTGAACCGCCATAGACGATGAGGCGGCCTGGCTCGATGAAGTGAGGCTACACATCGATGCTGCATGAGCAATCACATCAGCGGAGGAGGTGGCACGCCCAAGCAGGCCCACAAGCTTGCGACATTTTTTGACGAACTTCTGCAATGAGAACGAAACAATAAGCACAATATGGATCAACTTCATGATGAGCATAAGCAAATGAACTCCATGTTACCTTCACTGTTCCCCTCAACTTGTTCTCACTAGCTCGAGTCCCGGGGATAGAACTAAGCGCATCAGAGGCATCAAAAATGCTTTTGTTCAGCTCCGAAGACTGCAATGGGATAAAATGAGTCAGTAGCACTAAAGTTGATATCATCCAAACGTCGGTTGAAAACAGATAAAAATAACTTACCACTCTGTTCATGATGGGTCCGTACTCCCTAAATCCGCCATGTAGCTCTCTGATGCTGTCATTGTAGGCTTCATTCTCGGAGTCGTCGTCGTACAGACTTTCGGCGTCTGCCGTCGTCCACTGTGGCCTTAGGCGCAGACGATGCTTGATGCCATCGTCGAACCACAGCAGGTGATCCGAGTACTCCTCCCAGTCAATCACTCTTCTCTCCACATCTTTGCGAGTTTTCCACTGGTTCCATTCAATCACGTATTTGGCATGTTGCTCTCCCCAATCGGTGATAGACTGATTCTTCCTCCTGCTCAGCCTGCAAAAGCACAAGAAAGATTGTAAAACACCATTAGGAAGAATATGAAACATCAAAACGAAAGTTGGTAACGATGAGAACGGGCGGCGGTACTCACAAGTGCAGGTCGTAGCCACCGGTATCTTTGACGATGCCGGCTGGTGGTGTACGTTGCGCCTCACCAAATTGCGCGGTAACGCGCTGTGGCAAGTGGTACTCGACGGCATAGACACaaatcatgggcacgatgcaccgccagaGAAGCCGGTCCTGCATGCACAACACGTTCAGCTCGAACCCCCACTCTCGGTCATCAGTATACAGCCACCAGTTAACCTAGCACCAAAAGTGGTAAGCTCAAGTGAAAGTGTTGTCGACCACATTCGAAAGCTAGGTCTTATACCTGGAGAGGCATCAGAGCATCAAGCTCGTTGATGAAGATCTTGTACAAGGCCTTGGATTCACCCGAGATTGTACCCACCACGTCCCAAGCGTATGCGGTGGTCGGGTATCGAGCATCGTCGCCATCTTCGCCATAGTCGGTCCATGCACGCGCTCTAAGCTTCTCCGGACGACCCACCGGGAtacgctcccacatccaaatggagaggccCCACACACATCCACACATACCGGATGTAGCTTCCGTCCTCCTGGTTGCATCGTCAAGCTACAAAACAAGTGTAAGATGCCAAAATCCAAAGCAGCACACGTCCATGATATTTGAAACAATGATGTGATATTCacttaccgaacggtataggtaggcgaggCCGGCGGCCCCCCAGCTGTACCCCGCATCTCAGTCCGCCAGAAAGTCGAGATACATCTAGAGGGCAGTGTCCCCAGAGCAGTCTGGAAACACTACCTCCGTGAGAAGATACCACAGGTAGGCCCTGGCGTACTGCTCCACCACCCGGGGTTCGGCCCCTTCCGGGCACTTGCTCCGGCACTTCAGGAGCCAGGGCAACGGGATGCCGGAAGTCCGGTTCTTCTTATCTGGGGGGcggggcagtcgccgatgagggtgACAACCCTGTCGTGCCAGTTCTTCCTCTCCACTCTTCTTGTCAGAGCATGACCCTCGAGCGGTAGGCCCGTAATCATCCCCCAATCCTCGAGTGTAACAgtcatctccccacatggaagATGGAAGCTGTGCGTCTCTGGCCGCCACCGATCGATCAAAGCCGTGAGAGCTGAGTGAACGAGCGTCGGCGGCTTGCACTTGAACTGCAGGACGAAACCCAGCAGTCGGGCTCTCCTGTAGAACGACGTGTACCGCTCGTCGTACTCCATCTTCACGGTCGTCTCGTGACCCCTCATCCGCAGTGGCGGGAGCATCTGTCGAAATGAAGACCCAAACAATTAGTAACTTTTTTTCATCGATTCAAAATATTTGTTTTAAGAAAGTTACTTACCACTCCGTTCTCAATAAAACGGGCACGATGGCCCTTGTCGAACGTAGGGTCAAGCATAGTATACTTGATGCCAATGTCATCCGCAAGAGGTGGCCtcctaaaaaaattgcataaacatAAACATAAGCATAACAAAGGCTCATCAAGGTTCAAATGCATCATATTACATATTTCTCCAACATCATCCAACATGCATCATCTCATATTTTCTTAAAAAACAAAAACATGAAGTAGGGTTCATCTTGAGGGGTTCACCATTTTTACCCCAACAAAATCCAGTATTTGCATCATCTAACATACACTACATGCAACAAAtatctccaatattcatcatataataaatTTTTTGATAACAAAAATATATGAACTAGGTTCATCTTGAGGATCCATACCCTACATATAACAAAtatctccaatattcatcatacacTACATCCAATACTTGCATCATAGCATAGGAACATGCATCATCTGTCACAACAAAtgcctccaacatgcatcatatcaaaaaaaaTCATTCAAATcaaatatgaactagggttcatcttaacACAACCATACCAACTAGTGAATAGAGTTCATATCTAACACAATATAACATCTAGAATCAACCTAAATCAATCCTAGGGTTAAAAAATATTCAATCTAGTTCAAAAAAGGAGTGATTTGAATCGAACAAAGCGACGAATCGAAAGGTGTTTGAttaaaactaattggagggatcgaAAGAGCTTACTTTTctctcttcggggccatctcgatccgcaaaatccGTGAAGAAACGAAGAAGATCGGAGGGGGGAGTGGAGGGGATGAGAGAGGGCGAGTTGGAGGAACTGCTCTGTTCTTCGTGGTGGGGGCGGCTGGGTGGGGGAGAAGGGGGTGGGGGCGGCCGGCCCGCGGTTTATATATGTCCGCACCCTGCCGCCAGGAGGAGCGGCGGTAGGGTGTGACGGAGGGGCACGGAGGCCGTTATCGCTGCTGACGTGGATAGGTTTGCTACCGCCGCAGGCGCTGGCGGTAGGCTATAGGATCCTACCGCCGGGCCTCGTGGCGGTAGCAGAAAGGGTCAAATCACGAAAAAAAATCATATGGGGGTCAGATCTCGATTTTATAtcacaaaagggtcaaaacacgaaattttgccgcgGGTGGATGTTACTTACCATGTGCGGCGGCGGGCAGGGAGATGTTGTGGGGCCTCATAGGGGTGACGTTTGGAGTGGTGGCCGGAGAGATGGGTGGTACTGATGGGGTTATCCCACCTGTCGGCAACACAGGCGGTGTCAGTCATGGACGTGGTCCGCGCCTGCAAAGTGGCTCTTGGTCCTAAACCGCTCTGGTCTAGATGGTCGCTGGCGGCTCCGTTGGTGGCCAAGGCATGTCGGTCGGGCTTGTTATGAAACTATGGTTGGTCTCTTTGAAGCCAGGCAGCCCTGGTGGTGGGAGTTGCGG
Protein-coding regions in this window:
- the LOC123171027 gene encoding protein FAM9A-like, with the protein product MWERIPVGRPEKLRARAWTDYGEDGDDARYPTTAYAWDVVGTISGESKALYKIFINELDALMPLQVNWWLYTDDREWGFELNVLCMQDRLLWRCIVPMICVYAVEYHLPQRVTAQFGEAQRTPPAGIVKDTGGYDLHLLSRRKNQSITDWGEQHAKYVIEWNQWKTRKDVERRVIDWEEYSDHLLWFDDGIKHRLRLRPQWTTADAESLYDDDSENEAYNDSIRELHGGFREYGPIMNRVSSELNKSIFDASDALSSIPGTRASENKLRGTVKKFVKKCRKLVGLLGRATSSADVIAHAASMCSLTSSSQAASSSMAVQDDEEGEDNDDEEEDEEEGEEEGAEEHGEEEEEDDEEEEYDDPDGPPPTQTTQREKRNVPKKDWKSPSPFQKARPTHRKKAAEKRSKNNEDRTAKRGRND
- the LOC123164859 gene encoding uncharacterized protein, which translates into the protein MAPKREKRPPLADDIGIKYTMLDPTFDKGHRARFIENGVMLPPLRMRGHETTVKMEYDERYTSFYRRARLLGFVLQFKCKPPTLVHSALTALIDRWRPETHSFHLPCGEMTVTLEDWGMITGLPLEGHALTRRVERKNWHDRVVTLIGDCPAPQIRRTGLPASRCPGS